A section of the Castanea sativa cultivar Marrone di Chiusa Pesio chromosome 12, ASM4071231v1 genome encodes:
- the LOC142618531 gene encoding uncharacterized protein LOC142618531 isoform X3 yields the protein MARRSSGGGGGRSSSRSSRPAARAPAPASNTPKPAAAAPPHPVPAQGQSGSVMGSLGATIADGLAWGTGTSIAHRAMDALMGPRVIKHETVASSASDVPPAPNTNGVGSSTVCADQSKALIDCLEGYGSDISKCQFYMDMLHQCRQNSGTLSA from the exons ATGGCTCGCCGAAGctctggtggtggtggtg GAAGGTCAAGTTCCCGAAGTTCCCGCCCTGCAGCCCGTGCCCCTGCCCCGGCAAGCAATACTCCTAAGCCAG CGGCTGCTGCTCCTCCTCATCCAGTGCCTGCACAAGGTCAAAGTGGATCTGTAATGGGATCACTTGGTGCCACTATTGCAGATG GCTTGGCCTGGGGTACTGGTACTTCTATTGCTCACAGGGCTATGGATGCTCTGATGGGCCCTCGTGTCATTAAGCATGAGACTGTTGCCTCATCGGCTTCTGATGTTCCACCAGCTCCAAACACAAACGGTGTTGGAAGTTCTACTGTTTGTGCTGATCAATCCAAGGCCTTAATTGAT TGCCTGGAAGGTTACGGAAGTGACATAAGCAAGTGCCAATTCTACATGGACATGCTGCACCAGTGCCGCCAAAACTCAGGCACCTTGAGTGCTTGA
- the LOC142618531 gene encoding uncharacterized protein LOC142618531 isoform X1, translating into MARRSSGGGGGGRRSSSRSSRPAARAPAPASNTPKPAAAAPPHPVPAQGQSGSVMGSLGATIADGLAWGTGTSIAHRAMDALMGPRVIKHETVASSASDVPPAPNTNGVGSSTVCADQSKALIDCLEGYGSDISKCQFYMDMLHQCRQNSGTLSA; encoded by the exons ATGGCTCGCCGAAGctctggtggtggtggtggtggta GAAGGTCAAGTTCCCGAAGTTCCCGCCCTGCAGCCCGTGCCCCTGCCCCGGCAAGCAATACTCCTAAGCCAG CGGCTGCTGCTCCTCCTCATCCAGTGCCTGCACAAGGTCAAAGTGGATCTGTAATGGGATCACTTGGTGCCACTATTGCAGATG GCTTGGCCTGGGGTACTGGTACTTCTATTGCTCACAGGGCTATGGATGCTCTGATGGGCCCTCGTGTCATTAAGCATGAGACTGTTGCCTCATCGGCTTCTGATGTTCCACCAGCTCCAAACACAAACGGTGTTGGAAGTTCTACTGTTTGTGCTGATCAATCCAAGGCCTTAATTGAT TGCCTGGAAGGTTACGGAAGTGACATAAGCAAGTGCCAATTCTACATGGACATGCTGCACCAGTGCCGCCAAAACTCAGGCACCTTGAGTGCTTGA
- the LOC142618784 gene encoding protein CLT2, chloroplastic, with protein MGFLHTSSSFLSSPFQFHLPSLQPHGHTRRITKLHSRTFHSIFTTITMPPPQPFPQIPKLSHTTTHLPHHRSHTIMPFTLHASPHNSHSTAITTNSKLIFITSSLTIALAVANRVLYKLALVPMKQYPFFLAQLTTFGYVAIYSSILYMRYRAGIVTDEMLALPKWRFMAIGALEALGVATGMSAGAMLPGPAIPILSQTFLVWQLAFSTIIGRSYSFNQIAGCLLVATGVVVAVASGSNADQMLSGVDFMWPVLMIASSAFQAGASIIKEFVFTDAATRLKGRSLDIFVVNSMGSGFQALFVLFFLPFLSRVKGIPLGQLPSYLKSGAGCFLNFGANVPGCDGAPLLPLLYITINLAFNISVLNVVKISSAVVSSLTVMLSVPMSIYILSLQLPYLPEATSLSPFFLLGSLILVSGLVIYSIPQPAKHDSRDG; from the exons ATGGGCTTCCTTCACACATCATCGTCGTTTCTTTCATCTCCTTTCCAGTTCCACCTCCCATCTCTCCAACCCCACGGTCACACCCGCCGCATCACCAAACTCCATAGCCGAACCTTCCACTCCATCTTCACCACAATCACAATGCCACCACCACAACCATTTCCTCAAATTCCAAAACTCTCCCACACAACCACCCACCTTCCTCACCACCGTTCCCACACAATCATGCCCTTCACACTCCACGCTTCACCACATAACTCACACTCCACCGCCATCACCACAAACTCCAAGCTAATCTTCATCACCTCCTCACTCACTATAGCCTTAGCCGTTGCCAACCGTGTTCTTTACAAGCTCGCCCTCGTGCCCATGAAGCAGTACCCCTTCTTCTTAGCCCAGCTCACAACTTTCGG CTATGTGGCTATATATTCTTCAATATTGTATATGCGATACCGGGCTGGAATTGTGACTGATGAAATGCTAGCTCTACCCAAATGGCGGTTCATGGCTATTGGTGCCTTAGAAGCTCTTGGAGTAGCTACTGGGATGTCTGCTGGAG CCATGCTTCCTGGACCGGCTATACCAATACTGAGTCAG ACATTTTTGGTGTGGCAGCTGGCTTTTTCTACCATCATCGGGAGAAGTTACTCATTCAATCAAATTGCTGGCTGCTTACTTGTAGCTACTGGTGTGGTGGTGGCTGTTGCCAG TGGTTCTAATGCTGATCAGATGCTATCTGGAGTTGATTTTATGTGGCCGGTGCTAATGATAGCTTCCAGTGCTTTTCAAGCTGGTGCATCTATTATCAAG GAATTTGTTTTCACTGATGCTGCAACCCGCCTTAAG GGAAGGTCACTTGACATATTTGTGGTCAATTCTATGGGATCTGGATTCCAG GCTCTTTTTGTGCTTTTCTTTTTACCTTTCCTGTCAAGAGTGAAGGGCATACCGCTTGGCCAACTGCCTTCTTATCTAAAAAGTGGTGCTGGTTgctttcttaattttggagCCAATGTGCCAG GTTGTGATGGGGCTCCGTTGCTTCCACTGCTTTATATAACGATCAATTTGGCTTTCAACATTTCCGTGCTCAATGTAGTAAAAATTTCTTCAGCAGTTGTTTCTTCTCTTACTGTAATGTTGTCAG TGCCAATGTCAATTTATATTCTATCCCTTCAGTTGCCATATCTTCCAGAGGCCACTAGCTTGAGCCCCTTTTTCCTCTTAGGCAGTTTGATTCTTGTATCAGGCCTTGTAATTTACAGCATACCCCAACCTGCCAAGCATGACTCCAGAGATGGTTAA
- the LOC142618677 gene encoding uncharacterized protein LOC142618677 has product MELEGTTSSNSNDTVKKQAPQLATLLKEMKEGLDTVRTKVQALTSKVKANQFPTADGISYLETKHLLLLNYCQSLVYYLLRKAKGFSIEGHPVVRSLIETRLFLEKIRPIDKKLQYQIHKLTRVTTETTEVVGPSKKESDASKRIEDPLMYHPNPDMLVPQYDIVPPEGGGGVYRPPKLVPIAMDEDKISKKERNALRKEKQMLRQSRQSDFMREMMDNMEGRPEEVREIIGAESVEVSRYKAKMEKRARQEEELFTRAPMTKMEKKKEKHLKKSRNGLLGLTESFYDEIKALPLEDDNSEQATSFGYGSGKGKLKKRKRRY; this is encoded by the exons ATGGAATTGGAAGGGACTACCAGCTCAAATTCCAATGACACAGttaaaaa ACAAGCCCCCCAATTAGCTACATTGTTGAAAGAGATGAAGGAAGGGCTAGATACAGTAAGGACTAAAGTACAAGCTTTAACTTCTAAG GTGAAAGCAAATCAGTTCCCGACAGCAGATGGGATAAGCTATCTTGAAACCAAACATTTGCTTCTCCTAAACTATTGCCAGTCACTGGTCTATTATCTACTTCGCAAAGCAAAAGGTTTCTCAATTGAGGGGCATCCTGTGGTTCGGAGCCTAATAGAGACAAGATTGTTTTTGGAGAAG ATACGACCAATTGACAAAAAACTCCAATACCAAATCCATAAGCTTACAAGGGTTACCACAGAAACAACAGAAGTTGTAGGTCCAAGTAAAAAGGAATCGGATGCCTCCAAGAGGATAGAGGATCCATTGATGTATCATCCAAACCCCGACATGCTCGTTCCCCAATATGATATAGTACCTCCG GAAGGTGGTGGTGGCGTGTATCGACCCCCCAAACTTGTCCCTATTGCTATGGATGAAGATAAAATCTCAAAGAAGGAAAGGAATGCCTTGAGAAAGGAGAAACAGATGCTTCGACAATCTAGGCAGAGTGATTTTATGCGTGAGATGATGGATAATATGGAGGGGAGACCTGAAGAG GTCAGAGAAATTATTGGAGCTGAAAGTGTTGAGGTGTCTAGGTATAAGGCAAAAATGGAGAAGCGTGCTCGGCAGGAAGAAGAGCTTTTTACTCGTGCTCCTATGACGAAGAtggaaaagaagaaggagaaacatttgaagaaatcaagaaatGG GTTGCTAGGTCTGACGGAAAGTTTCTATGATGAAATCAAAGCTTTACCATTAGAGGATGATAACAGCGAACAAGCAACAAGCTTTGGTTATGGTAGTGGAAAGGGGAAACTTAAGAAACGCAAG AGGAGGTATTGA
- the LOC142618531 gene encoding uncharacterized protein LOC142618531 isoform X2: protein MARRSSGGGGGGRSSSRSSRPAARAPAPASNTPKPAAAAPPHPVPAQGQSGSVMGSLGATIADGLAWGTGTSIAHRAMDALMGPRVIKHETVASSASDVPPAPNTNGVGSSTVCADQSKALIDCLEGYGSDISKCQFYMDMLHQCRQNSGTLSA from the exons ATGGCTCGCCGAAGctctggtggtggtggtggtg GAAGGTCAAGTTCCCGAAGTTCCCGCCCTGCAGCCCGTGCCCCTGCCCCGGCAAGCAATACTCCTAAGCCAG CGGCTGCTGCTCCTCCTCATCCAGTGCCTGCACAAGGTCAAAGTGGATCTGTAATGGGATCACTTGGTGCCACTATTGCAGATG GCTTGGCCTGGGGTACTGGTACTTCTATTGCTCACAGGGCTATGGATGCTCTGATGGGCCCTCGTGTCATTAAGCATGAGACTGTTGCCTCATCGGCTTCTGATGTTCCACCAGCTCCAAACACAAACGGTGTTGGAAGTTCTACTGTTTGTGCTGATCAATCCAAGGCCTTAATTGAT TGCCTGGAAGGTTACGGAAGTGACATAAGCAAGTGCCAATTCTACATGGACATGCTGCACCAGTGCCGCCAAAACTCAGGCACCTTGAGTGCTTGA